One window of the Silurus meridionalis isolate SWU-2019-XX chromosome 24, ASM1480568v1, whole genome shotgun sequence genome contains the following:
- the zgc:64002 gene encoding nicotinamide N-methyltransferase gives MAQSSRFTEADYYQEHFDSRAYVNSFYGRPEGHDDEKNYLTCILGCLSKTFLSGRYRGRRLIEVGSGPTLHTVISACEYFEEIVLSDYTDRNREEVEKWLRNEDGCFDWKPIFEYFCAKDGSSSSDLEVKLRQRVKQVLKCNVLAENPFHPECVEPADCVITSLCLEAACKDHQSYRDAVGRVANLLRPGGALVMIGVLGETFYSVNKTRFSCLSLSKANIEDVLRNLDVTVQEFNIFPAEDRENNKVSDFEAFFFLVALKSTKAI, from the exons ATGGCCCAGAGCTCTCGTTTCACCGAGGCTGATTACTATCAGGAGCATTTTGACTCGAGAGCCTACGTGAATAGTTTTTATGGTCGCCCAGAAGGTCACGACGACGAGAAGAATTATCTTACGTGCATTTTGGGTTGCCTGAGCAAAACTTTTTTATCTG GTCGGTACAGAGGTCGCAGGCTGATTGAAGTGGGAAGCGGACCGACGCTGCACACCGTAATCAGCGCGTGCGAGTACTTCGAAGAGATCGTGCTGTCTGATTATACAGACAGGAATCGGGAAGAAGTCGAGAAATGGCTAAGGAACGAGGATGGATGCTTCGACTGGAAGCCAATCTTTGAATATTTCTGTGCAAAGGATGGAAGCAG CTCATCTGATTTGGAAGTGAAACTGAGACAGAGAGTGAAACAAGTGCTAAAATGTAACGTCCTCGCAGAAAACCCTTTCCACCCAGAGTGTGTTGAACCAGCAGATTGCGTAATAACATCCCTGTGTCTCGAGGCGGCGTGTAAAGACCATCAGTCGTACAGAGATGCAGTCGGTAGAGTGGCAAATCTGCTTCGTCCAGGTGGCGCTCTGGTGATGATTGGGGTTTTAGGAGAAACCTTCTACTCTGTTAATAAAACCCGCTTCTCCTGCCTCTCTCTGAGCAAAGCGAATATTGAAGATGTTCTCCGAAACTTAGATGTCACTGTGCAGGAATTTAACATATTTCCAGCAGAAGATCGTGAAAACAACAAAGTTTCCGACTTTgaagcttttttctttctggtaGCTCTGAAGTCTACAAAGGCGATATAG